In Drosophila busckii strain San Diego stock center, stock number 13000-0081.31 chromosome 4, ASM1175060v1, whole genome shotgun sequence, the following proteins share a genomic window:
- the LOC108607379 gene encoding glutamate receptor ionotropic, kainate 2 isoform X4 translates to MEMNAQYGVYYVSLVCMASMILLVKALPPVIRVGAIFTDDERESSIESAFKYAIYRINKEKSLLPNTQLVYDIEYVPRDDSFRTTKKVCRQLEAGVQAIFGPTDPLLAGHVQSICEAFDIPHIEIRVDLEMSLREFSINLYPSQNIMNLAYRDLMTYLNWTKVAIIYEEDYGLFKQQDLIHSSTEMRTEMYIRQANPETYRQVLRAIRQKEIYKIIVDTNPTNIKTFFRSILQLQMNDHRYHYMFTTFDLETYDLEDFRYNSVNITAFRLVDVESKRYQEVIDQMQKLQHSGLDMINGMPYIQTEAALMFDSVYAFAHGLKHLDISHTLTFRTLSCESDKVWSDGLSLYNYINSAAVNGLTGKIKLNEGRRNNFKVDILKLKQETVQKVGFWQPDGGVNISDPTAFYDSNIANITLVVMTREERPYVMVKDDANLTGNARFEGFCIDLLKAIAQQVGFQYKIELVPDNMYGVYIPETNSWNGIVQELMERRADLAVASMTINYARESVIDFTKPFMNLGIGILFKATSTRIVGGCWFFFCLIIISSYTANLAAFLTVERMITPIESASDLAEQTEISYGTLEGGSTMTFFRDSKIGIYQKMWRYMENRKASVFVKTYEDGIKRVMDGNYAFLMESTMLDYAVQRDCNLTQIGGLLDSKGYGIATPKGSPWRDKISLAILELQEKGIIQILYDKWWKNTGDVCNRDDKSKESKANALGVENIGGVFVVLLCGLALAVVVAIFEFCWNSKKNLHTDNQSLCSEMAEELCFAMHCQGSKSKPRSALKRDCVKCVPGSTYVPTNVTMPNMGVHYSYFN, encoded by the exons atggaAATGAATGCTCAATACGGCGTCTACTATGTATCGCTAGTATGTATGGCTTCAATGATTTTACTGGTAAAAGCATTGCCCCCAGTAATTCGTGTGG GTGCAATTTTTACGGATGATGAACGCGAAAGTAGCATCGAAtcagcatttaaatatgcaatttatcgAATTAATAAGGAGAAATCGCTTTTGCCTAATACACAATTAGTATATGACATTGAATATGTGCCGCGAGACGACTCCTTTAGAACAACAAAGAAAGTCTGTCGACAATTGGAGGCCGGAGTCCAGGCAATTTTTGGGCCAACTGATCCACTTCTTGCTGGTCACGTACAATCTATTTGCGAAGCATTTGATATACCCCATATTGAAATTCGTGTCGACTTGGAAATGAGCTTGAGGGAATTCTCCATAAATTTATATCCATCACAGAATATAATGAACCTAGCCTATAGAGACCTAATGACCTATTTGAACTGGACCAAAGTCGCAATTATATATGAAGAAGATTATG GTCTCTTTAAGCAGCAGGACCTAATACATTCATCTACGGAAATGAGAACGGAAATGTATATAAGACAAGCCAATCCGGAGACCTATCGCCAAGTTTTACGTGCAATTCGGCAAAaggaaatatacaaaataatagttGACACAAATcctacaaatataaaaacattttttcgaTCA ATATTACAACTTCAAATGAATGATCACCGATATCACTATATGTTTACAACGTTT GATCTGGAGACATATGATTTGGAAGACTTTCGATACAATAGTGTGAACATCACAGCGTTCCGATTAGTTGATGTTGAGAGTAAGCGTTATCAGGAAGTTATAGATCAAATGCAGAAGTTACAACATAGCGGCTTGGATATGATAAACGGCATGCCATACATTCAG acggAGGCTGCACTTATGTTTGACTCGGTGTACGCCTTTGCGCATGGGCTAAAGCACTTGGATATCAGCCATACATTGACTTTCAGAACCCTTTCGTGCGAATCAGACAAAGTCTGGAGTGATGGACTCTcgctttataattatattaattct gccGCAGTTAATGGATTGACAGGAAAAATCAAGTTAAATGAAGGGCGTCGAAATAACTTTAAAGTTGatatacttaaattaaaacagGAAACGGTTCAAAAAGTAGGATTTTGGCAACCAGATGGGGGTGTAAACATTTCTGATCCTACCGCATTTTACGACTCTAACATTGCGAATATAACTTTGGTGGTAATGACCAGAGAG GAGCGCCCATACGTAATGGTCAAGGATGACGCTAACCTTACTGGTAATGCAAGATTTGAAGGCTTTTGCATTGATCTGTTGAAAGCTATTGCGCAGCAGGTTGgctttcaatataaaattgagcTAGTTCCAGATAATATGTACGGAGTGTATATACCGGAAACAAATTCGTGGAACGGTATTGTACAGGAACTTATGGAGAGA CGAGCTGACTTAGCTGTTGCCTCAATGACTATTAACTATGCACGAGAGAGTGTCATTGACTTTACCAAGCCTTTTATGAACTTGGGTATTGGTATATTGTTTAAG gCTACCTCGACACGCATTGTGGGTGGATGctggtttttcttttgtctCATTATTATTTCATCGTATACTGCCAACTTGGCTGCCTTCCTTACAGTAGAGCGTATGATAACGCCTATAGAAAGTGCGTCCGATTTGGCAGAGCAAACTGAAATATCGTACGGTACTTTGGAAGGTGGTTCAACTATGACATTCTTTCGA GACTCAAAAATTGGGATTTATCAGAAGATGTGGCGGTATATGGAGAATCGAAAGGCTTCTGTATTTGTGAAGACTTACGAGGACGGTATAAAGCGCGTAATGGATGGCAATTATGCTTTTCTAATGGAGTCAACAATGTTGGACTATGCTGTCCAGCGGGATTGTAATTTAACTCAGATAGGTGGACTATTGGACTCGAAAGGATATGGGATAGCCACACCCAAAGGATCGCCATGGAGAGATAAGATCTCACTTGCAATTCTTGAACTACAAGAGAAAGGAATTATTCAAATTCTTTATGATAAATGGTGGAAAAATACTGGGGATGTTTGCAATAGAGATGACAAAAGTAAAGAATCAAAAGCTAATGCATTGGGTGTAGAAAATATTg GTGgagtatttgttgttttactcTGTGGCTTAGCactggctgttgttgtagccATTTTTGAGTTCTGCTGGAATTCAAAGAAAAATTTGCATACCGATAATCAATCATTGTGTTCTGAAATGGCTGAGGAATTATGCTTTGCCATGCACTGCCAAGGATCTAAGTCCAAGCCCAGATCGGCCCTCAAACGCGATTGTGTGAAATGTGTACCAGGGTCAACATATGTTCCCACGAATGTAACCATGCCAAATATGGGCGTTCATTACagctattttaattga